A region of Cellulophaga sp. RHA19 DNA encodes the following proteins:
- a CDS encoding flavodoxin family protein has protein sequence MQKTDFSNLKAMYINCTLKKSPSESHTSKLMEVSKQIMRKENVTVDQLRLVDHDVASGVYPDMTEHGWKKDEWPELFKKIIDADILIMGTPIWLGEKSSIAQKLIERLYAMSGMTNEKGQYLFYGKVGGTIITGNEDGVKQCAMGILYSLQHIGYSIPPQADAGWIGEVGPGPSYGDTEWKGEKLDTPVGLQSDFTNRNTTFMTYNLMHLAKMLKEQGGYPSYGNSREGWDNGKKWSFENPEYR, from the coding sequence ATGCAAAAAACAGATTTTAGTAATTTAAAGGCAATGTACATTAACTGTACGCTAAAAAAATCACCATCAGAAAGTCATACTTCTAAACTTATGGAGGTTTCTAAGCAAATAATGCGCAAAGAGAATGTAACTGTAGATCAATTACGACTTGTAGATCACGATGTTGCTAGTGGTGTTTATCCAGATATGACAGAACATGGCTGGAAAAAAGATGAATGGCCAGAACTATTTAAAAAAATTATAGACGCAGATATCCTTATAATGGGGACTCCCATTTGGTTAGGAGAAAAGTCTTCTATTGCTCAAAAACTTATTGAAAGACTATACGCTATGAGTGGTATGACAAATGAAAAGGGACAGTATTTGTTCTACGGAAAAGTTGGTGGCACAATCATAACAGGCAACGAAGATGGTGTTAAGCAATGCGCAATGGGTATTTTATACTCTTTACAGCACATTGGATATTCTATACCACCACAAGCAGATGCTGGTTGGATTGGTGAGGTTGGCCCAGGACCTAGCTACGGAGACACCGAGTGGAAAGGAGAAAAACTAGACACCCCTGTTGGCTTGCAGTCTGACTTTACCAACAGAAATACCACTTTTATGACCTACAACCTTATGCATTTAGCAAAAATGTTGAAAGAACAAGGTGGTTACCCAAGTTATGGTAATTCTCGTGAAGGCTGGGATAATGGCAAAAAGTGGAGCTTTGAAAACCCCGAATACCGATAA
- a CDS encoding DUF427 domain-containing protein, whose protein sequence is MKAIWNNTVIAESNDTIVIENNHYFPKESIKQEFFTASTTHTTCPWKGKAHYYSLSVDGKENKDAAWHYPEVSKMAKPIEGYVAFWKGVEVVE, encoded by the coding sequence ATGAAAGCAATTTGGAACAACACTGTTATCGCTGAGAGTAACGATACTATAGTAATAGAAAACAATCATTATTTTCCTAAAGAGAGCATTAAGCAAGAGTTTTTTACAGCATCAACTACACATACTACATGTCCTTGGAAAGGAAAAGCCCATTACTATAGCCTTTCTGTAGATGGTAAGGAAAATAAAGATGCTGCTTGGCATTACCCAGAGGTGTCAAAAATGGCAAAACCAATAGAAGGTTATGTTGCTTTTTGGAAAGGTGTAGAAG
- a CDS encoding TonB-dependent receptor, whose amino-acid sequence MKYIITILLLLATIGSIQAHELKGTVMSNNNTPIEGVSVYNQTTGNYTYSNTSGFFKLNDVSLNDVVFFYNLGYATKQIIITEEHLNTTIKVNLTESAVSLDQVVLVSKVNSLSTFLNVDVKTTPVKSSQEILRKVPGLIIGQHAGGGKAEQIFLRGFDIDHGTDVAISVDGLPVNMVSHAHGQGYADMHFIIPETVDNIDFGKGPYYANVGNFNTAGYVNLKTKKKLNKNLLSVEAGQFNSLRAVSMLKLLDEEQNNMYLASELVLTDGVFDSPQNFNRINLMGRYNFNNYKDQEFTITASHFQSKWDASGQIPQRAVDQGLIGRFGAIDDTEGGKTSRSNLWFNHTKQFNEHESLTSKAFISKYDFELFSNFTFFLDDPVNGDQIKQKESRSIFGAESVYAHNFHFDKDNSQLKLEAGVGFRYDDVNDVELSHTANRQTTLETYALGDIDEVNMYSFLNATYKKNKWTINPGLRLDYFKNDYIDKLQTAYTSLSEDKVFVSPKLNFIYAASPSVQLFLKSGIGFHSNDTRVVTANNGKEILPAAYGNDLGVILKPSSKLVINAALWSLFLEQEFVYVGDAGVVEPSGKTQRYGVDLGFRYNITPNLYFYSDANYAYARSTEEVDGEDYIPLAPSLTAAGGLTFKNVGKFSGGLNYRYVKDRPANEDNSIVADGYFLSDFNLSYNTKNWTYGIIIENLFDTEWNESQFATETRLFSETNPVDEIHFTPGTPFFLKAKVSVTF is encoded by the coding sequence ATGAAATATATTATAACAATACTACTGCTTTTGGCAACCATTGGCAGTATACAAGCACACGAACTAAAAGGTACTGTAATGTCTAACAACAATACACCTATAGAGGGTGTTAGTGTGTACAACCAAACAACTGGTAATTACACCTACTCTAACACCTCTGGTTTTTTTAAGTTAAATGATGTCTCTTTAAACGATGTTGTTTTCTTTTACAACCTTGGGTATGCTACAAAACAAATTATAATTACTGAAGAGCATTTAAACACAACTATAAAAGTAAACTTAACAGAGAGCGCTGTCTCTTTAGATCAAGTGGTTTTAGTATCTAAAGTAAACTCCCTTAGTACGTTTTTAAATGTAGATGTTAAAACCACCCCAGTAAAGTCTTCACAAGAAATTTTACGTAAAGTTCCTGGGCTAATTATTGGTCAGCACGCTGGTGGCGGTAAAGCAGAACAAATATTTTTACGTGGTTTTGATATTGATCATGGTACAGATGTTGCCATAAGCGTAGATGGTTTACCTGTAAATATGGTGTCTCATGCACACGGACAAGGATATGCAGATATGCACTTTATTATACCAGAAACGGTAGATAATATAGATTTTGGCAAAGGTCCTTACTATGCCAACGTTGGTAACTTTAACACTGCTGGGTATGTAAACCTAAAAACTAAAAAGAAGTTAAACAAAAATCTACTTTCTGTAGAAGCTGGACAATTTAACAGTTTACGTGCTGTAAGTATGCTTAAGTTATTAGATGAAGAACAAAATAATATGTACTTAGCCTCTGAGCTTGTACTTACAGATGGTGTTTTTGATTCTCCTCAGAATTTTAATAGAATAAACTTAATGGGGCGCTATAACTTTAATAATTACAAAGATCAAGAGTTTACTATTACGGCTAGTCATTTTCAAAGTAAATGGGATGCTTCTGGTCAAATACCACAACGTGCAGTAGACCAAGGTTTAATTGGCAGGTTTGGTGCAATAGACGATACAGAAGGTGGTAAAACTAGTAGATCTAACCTATGGTTTAATCATACCAAACAATTTAACGAGCACGAATCTCTTACCTCTAAGGCATTTATATCTAAGTACGATTTTGAGCTGTTCTCTAATTTTACTTTCTTTTTAGATGATCCTGTTAACGGAGATCAAATAAAACAAAAAGAGTCTCGTAGTATTTTTGGAGCCGAATCTGTTTACGCTCATAATTTTCATTTTGATAAAGACAATTCGCAATTAAAATTAGAAGCTGGTGTTGGTTTTAGGTATGATGATGTAAATGACGTAGAGTTATCTCACACTGCAAACAGACAAACTACATTAGAAACGTACGCTTTAGGTGATATTGATGAAGTAAATATGTATAGTTTTTTAAACGCTACGTACAAGAAAAACAAATGGACAATTAATCCTGGTTTACGTTTAGATTATTTTAAAAACGATTATATAGACAAGCTACAAACAGCTTATACTAGTTTAAGTGAAGACAAGGTTTTTGTTAGTCCTAAGTTAAACTTTATTTATGCTGCTTCTCCTAGCGTACAATTATTTTTAAAATCGGGTATTGGTTTTCATTCTAACGACACGCGTGTGGTTACAGCTAACAATGGTAAAGAAATATTACCTGCTGCTTATGGCAATGATTTGGGTGTAATTCTTAAACCATCATCAAAACTAGTTATTAATGCTGCTTTATGGAGCTTATTTCTAGAACAAGAGTTTGTATATGTTGGTGATGCTGGTGTGGTAGAACCTAGTGGAAAAACACAACGTTATGGTGTAGACTTAGGTTTTAGATACAATATAACTCCTAATTTATATTTTTATAGTGATGCTAATTACGCTTACGCAAGAAGCACAGAAGAAGTAGATGGTGAAGATTACATACCACTAGCACCTTCTTTAACTGCTGCAGGTGGTTTAACCTTTAAAAACGTTGGTAAGTTTTCTGGTGGATTAAATTACAGATATGTAAAAGACAGACCTGCCAATGAAGACAACTCTATTGTTGCAGATGGTTACTTTTTATCAGATTTTAACCTAAGCTACAATACTAAAAACTGGACATACGGAATTATTATAGAGAACTTGTTTGACACAGAGTGGAACGAGAGTCAGTTTGCTACAGAAACAAGATTGTTTAGTGAGACTAACCCTGTAGATGAAATTCACTTTACACCTGGTACTCCTTTCTTTTTAAAAGCTAAAGTTTCCGTAACTTTTTAA
- the msrB gene encoding peptide-methionine (R)-S-oxide reductase MsrB, translated as MLTWKNVIHFAVKGNLEPDFKVEKSESEWKQLLTPEQYRITRKKGTEPAHTGALCSSFVNGNYNCVCCNTPLFNSDIKFKSNSGWPSFTQPIKENAIKYVKDSSFGMIRVEVLCNTCNAHLGHIFPDGPEPSGLRYCINSEALQLQNRKEIQE; from the coding sequence ATGCTAACTTGGAAAAATGTAATTCATTTTGCTGTAAAAGGCAATTTAGAGCCAGATTTTAAAGTTGAAAAGTCGGAAAGTGAGTGGAAACAGTTGTTAACACCAGAACAATACAGAATTACACGTAAAAAAGGAACCGAACCAGCACACACAGGTGCTTTATGTAGTTCTTTTGTAAACGGTAACTATAATTGTGTTTGTTGCAATACGCCATTGTTTAACTCAGACATTAAGTTTAAGTCTAACTCTGGTTGGCCTAGTTTTACACAACCCATTAAAGAAAATGCTATTAAATATGTAAAAGATAGTAGTTTTGGAATGATACGGGTAGAAGTTTTATGCAATACATGCAATGCTCATTTAGGTCATATTTTTCCAGACGGACCAGAACCTAGTGGTTTACGCTATTGCATAAACTCAGAAGCTTTACAATTACAAAATAGAAAGGAAATACAAGAATGA
- the msrA gene encoding peptide-methionine (S)-S-oxide reductase MsrA encodes MKNRKLETLTVGGGCFWCTEAVFNEVKGVEKVVSGYTGGIAPGRPTYREICSGLTGHAEVVQVTYNAAEISYQDLLVIFMTTHNPTTLNRQGADAGTQYRSVIYYHSQMQKEVAEVVLAEMAPYYADPIVTELSPIGVFYDAEEDHQSFYKNNKTMGYCTVVIDPKLAKLRQMHADKLKSVTA; translated from the coding sequence ATGAAGAATAGAAAATTAGAAACGTTAACTGTTGGTGGAGGATGCTTTTGGTGTACAGAAGCAGTTTTTAATGAAGTTAAAGGTGTAGAAAAGGTAGTTTCTGGATATACAGGTGGTATTGCGCCTGGTAGACCAACATACAGAGAAATATGCTCTGGCTTAACTGGGCACGCAGAGGTGGTACAGGTTACCTACAATGCCGCAGAAATATCATACCAAGATTTACTGGTTATATTTATGACCACCCACAACCCTACTACATTAAACAGACAAGGTGCAGATGCTGGCACACAGTACAGATCTGTAATTTATTACCATAGCCAAATGCAAAAAGAGGTTGCTGAGGTTGTTTTAGCAGAAATGGCTCCGTATTACGCAGACCCTATTGTAACAGAACTTAGTCCCATAGGTGTTTTTTATGATGCCGAAGAAGACCACCAAAGTTTTTATAAAAACAATAAAACAATGGGCTATTGTACGGTAGTTATAGATCCTAAATTAGCTAAACTGCGACAAATGCACGCAGATAAATTAAAAAGCGTAACAGCTTAA
- a CDS encoding 3D domain-containing protein produces MIKNLVFILCCITLFSCSNTSLKKKEYPYVWKTLNVKATAYNSLAYQTSSQPTIAAWGDSLSPGDKYIAVSKDLLQLGLKRDTKVKLEGFSGIFLVKDKMHSKWRNRIDIYMGVDVEKAIEYGVKKINIQYKTLKDSLNTP; encoded by the coding sequence ATGATTAAGAACCTTGTCTTTATTTTATGCTGTATAACACTCTTTTCTTGTTCTAACACAAGCTTAAAAAAGAAAGAGTATCCGTATGTTTGGAAAACCTTAAATGTTAAAGCAACAGCATACAACTCTTTAGCGTACCAAACATCTTCACAACCTACTATTGCTGCTTGGGGAGACAGTCTTTCTCCTGGCGATAAATACATAGCCGTTTCTAAAGATTTACTGCAATTGGGATTAAAAAGAGATACCAAAGTTAAATTAGAAGGTTTTAGTGGTATATTTTTAGTTAAAGATAAAATGCACTCTAAATGGCGCAACCGCATAGACATTTATATGGGCGTAGATGTAGAAAAAGCGATAGAATACGGAGTTAAAAAAATTAATATACAGTACAAAACTCTTAAAGATAGCTTAAATACGCCTTAA
- a CDS encoding protein adenylyltransferase SelO: MKFNLKNRFTSQLPADPILENSRRQVSNACFSYVTPKKTANPELIHVSDDMLQTLGLTKKDSATKEFLNVFTGNSVMADTKPYAMCYGGHQFGNWAGQLGDGRAINLAEVEHNNKIWALQLKGAGETPYSRTADGLAVLRSSVREYLCSEAMYHLGVPTTRALSLALTGDSVLRDMLYNGNAAYEKGAIVTRVAPSFLRFGNFQLLAAREDISTLTTLVDYTIKNHFSHLGNPSKETYIAFFKEVAERTLDMIVHWQRVGFVHGVMNTDNMSILGLTIDYGPYGWLDDYNPDWTPNTTDAENRRYRYNNQPNVGLWNLFQLANALFPLVNEAAPLEAILDNYKLGYDKASLKMMRSKIGLYSEFDSDFKLIEELEANLQRLETDMTIFYRNLTAFNTEAPKDALKQLKEALYTPTALTNDIKAHWINWFTAYASRLKLEKTIDSERKVKMNLTNPKYVLRNYMAQLAIDAADNGNYSVLDELYQLLKNPYKEQPEHQKWFAKRPDWAKNKVGCSMLSCSS; this comes from the coding sequence ATGAAATTTAACTTAAAAAATAGATTCACATCACAATTACCCGCAGATCCTATTTTAGAAAATTCTAGAAGACAGGTCTCCAATGCTTGTTTTTCTTATGTTACACCTAAAAAAACAGCGAATCCAGAGTTAATACACGTGTCTGATGATATGTTGCAAACTCTTGGGCTAACTAAAAAAGATAGTGCTACTAAAGAGTTTTTAAACGTGTTTACAGGTAATAGCGTTATGGCAGACACTAAACCGTATGCTATGTGTTATGGCGGACACCAATTTGGCAATTGGGCCGGACAATTAGGAGATGGTAGAGCTATTAACCTTGCTGAGGTAGAACACAACAATAAAATATGGGCTTTACAGCTTAAAGGAGCAGGAGAAACTCCGTATTCTAGAACAGCAGATGGTCTAGCTGTATTGCGATCATCTGTAAGAGAGTATTTATGTAGCGAAGCTATGTACCATTTAGGTGTACCAACTACAAGAGCTTTATCTTTAGCACTTACAGGAGATAGTGTATTAAGAGATATGTTGTACAATGGTAATGCTGCTTATGAAAAAGGAGCTATTGTTACCAGAGTTGCGCCAAGTTTTTTACGCTTTGGAAATTTTCAATTATTGGCAGCAAGAGAAGATATTTCTACACTAACTACCTTAGTAGACTACACTATTAAAAATCATTTTTCGCATTTAGGCAACCCATCTAAAGAAACATACATTGCATTTTTTAAAGAAGTTGCAGAACGTACGTTAGATATGATTGTGCATTGGCAACGTGTAGGTTTTGTGCACGGTGTTATGAACACAGATAATATGTCTATCTTAGGTTTAACTATAGATTATGGTCCTTATGGCTGGTTAGACGATTATAATCCGGACTGGACACCAAATACTACAGACGCCGAAAATAGGCGTTACCGTTACAACAATCAACCTAATGTTGGGTTATGGAATCTTTTTCAATTGGCAAATGCTTTGTTTCCGCTGGTTAATGAGGCCGCTCCTCTAGAAGCCATTTTAGACAATTACAAACTTGGTTATGATAAAGCTTCTTTAAAAATGATGCGTTCTAAAATTGGTTTGTATTCTGAATTTGATTCCGACTTTAAACTAATTGAAGAGTTAGAAGCTAATTTGCAGCGTTTAGAGACCGATATGACCATCTTTTACAGAAACTTAACTGCATTTAACACAGAAGCTCCTAAAGACGCTCTAAAACAGCTTAAAGAAGCTTTGTATACTCCTACTGCACTTACAAATGACATCAAAGCACATTGGATTAATTGGTTTACAGCATATGCGAGCAGGTTAAAGTTAGAAAAAACTATAGATTCTGAACGTAAAGTAAAGATGAATTTAACCAACCCTAAGTACGTATTACGTAACTATATGGCTCAATTAGCAATTGACGCAGCTGATAACGGAAATTATAGTGTGTTAGATGAGTTATATCAGCTATTAAAAAATCCGTACAAAGAACAACCAGAACATCAAAAGTGGTTTGCCAAAAGACCAGATTGGGCAAAAAACAAAGTAGGTTGTTCTATGCTATCCTGTAGCTCTTAA
- a CDS encoding GNAT family N-acetyltransferase, translated as MKVIHNKENQKFTMDVEGATAFVDYKLKDGKMYLVYSEVPPSLRGKGVGKVLVEQTFELLTAQGYKAVAVCGYVKAIAKRSDKWNTIIEQA; from the coding sequence ATGAAAGTTATACATAATAAAGAAAATCAAAAATTTACTATGGATGTAGAAGGTGCCACTGCATTTGTAGATTACAAACTTAAAGATGGCAAAATGTACTTGGTCTATTCTGAAGTACCTCCTAGTTTAAGAGGAAAAGGCGTTGGTAAAGTATTAGTAGAACAAACTTTTGAGCTACTTACTGCACAAGGGTACAAAGCTGTAGCTGTTTGTGGCTATGTAAAAGCTATTGCCAAAAGAAGTGATAAGTGGAATACTATAATTGAACAAGCTTAA